Proteins from a genomic interval of Syngnathus acus chromosome 4, fSynAcu1.2, whole genome shotgun sequence:
- the apc2 gene encoding adenomatous polyposis coli protein 2, producing the protein MANAAVTSYDQLAHQVAALRKENSHLRRELEDNSNHLCKLESETFGMKEVLKQLQCKLEQEAGTLASSGRSDVLHQLKELHVDLTKYYELKHQDHQGHRSHLLADNQGGPAEREDHLALPSCQASPSSSAQQPTRDDVTAIMSPHHFLDGAPPKTAVFSGADGRLSDHHMDELYKERNQLLGEIDREERERCWYSSQLEALSQKLTHLPRIDTFSLQMDLIRQQLEFEVQQVRRIMEERFGSGEQTMHRAQMRVARLEQLEKELRETQGSQESQLQLLGAERPPVGEAESNTTACADGMTDGGSKAEMIFWLLSMLGNRDKDEMSRTLLALSSSQDSCIAMRKSGCVPLLVQMLHQDAGGPGEARCSREAKSRAGAALHNIIYSQQDEGQARREMRVLHMLEQLRTYCDSGWDWIENHSETRITNIPEPVDPQICQATCAIMKLSFEEEFRRAMNELGALQVVAELIDLDQQMHGTHSGMHDLINTALRRYAGMALTNLTFGDVVNKATLCSRKSCLLALVAQLGSDSEELHQVVSSILRNLSWRADISSKRVLRDIGCVSALMTCALQATKESTLKSLLSALWNLSAHSLDNKEAVCAVDGALGFLVSTLTYHCQTNSLAIIESGGGILRNVSSLVASRENYRQVLRDHNCLQTLLQHLRSHSLTIVSNACGTLWNLSARSPKDQELLWDLGAVSMLRNLIHSKHKTIAMGSAAALRNLLSDRPPKYRDASVLSPGSCVPSLYMRKQRALEAELDAKHLAETFDSLAKRSSKHLSFTKQLRHIESLPKDYASDSGCFEDEEAPVSCGLDTATLSMLSTYLSNSDSLQNPKRDSDPEQDLERSRPLSDEVMSTAAEKLAKKITNTVAKIDRLVEDMSMHTSSEDSFSLSSEDHLADWPYGSKELNESRAKSCSPCRLSDTTNSVHRQRLSRAHALLRLKSARTSVSTDSLNSGSTSDGFCGGKDRVGPALKLRIPQKRPDRLDLEVAHHNVQHALLSQQDLPERDSVDGKDKMALELFDSDAEKKQDPPAQTPVSVSTKVSSDISMASVNVSPSYLPVIQSFAKYGVAKTSMGDQASEETRRQAWVPTAVTAGSISKFSPVTSGRSPTVCTMETVQKYSVENTPICFSRCSSLSSLSSGDGALDGPSDNELESDSSLEMIQAGDNVQRAEEDETLEDLSDSQLLLTDFPSQESHPIPIVCPDKRENVFIRGSSPVVLEDTSPSSSSENYIHETPLVMSRCSSVSSLGSFESPSIASSIQSDPCSEMNDGAISPSDLPDSPGQTMPPSRSKTPCCMEFNGGEVHSVSSAAQWENTLRKFIEVSDSKDRFNLPPDLDTMIYFTVEKPTENFSCASSLSALHLHEHYVEKDVELKLTPLLQQRDKNLALQDQKDQGEKYSEGNSDDDIEILKECINSAMPSRFRKVRPSLVTGVAPQFLTSQKALHLPVYMMLPNSKTQLYPGRRTVVPHNHVKFDDSAVTDSADGTPVNFSRATSLRDETLQHPVKDCPSRPLAKERILDEEAKRIQDLRLFSHFHKANKMRPPPPLLLPPPPPVVCSDHTSKHVIPTQKVLMQSKEVADRVASQRNRQDSPGQRKKMKCQGAAGKLPLPVLNHKAENNLHQRRHAAQRSPSLDETKRFYQDKAKVASRSHTREENRTSLSTSMTNIVRSPAKPIGFHMLKQKLMDGFPASSSLSSSLSSLSDAESGDHRYKTQQICSKNRHNKSLHMMQQAKSSTVCRHVDALQSSPSSLSVDSEDDLLHKCITSAMPKQRRKMAARKKKAENGQKPKEVWNINEDSDDPAWDQASDLNSVEWRAIQEGANAVVTGLQAAKSQEFSSEESESVLSFMSTSSFTPKEKKFAQDKKANKPLDFAQRKPVPNLPVVFRGRTVIYTPIKEMAPSQIPPPRKVASPKNPELAQHRSKSLHRLGRPQDTELYLPKRSSTPPPRIPHSSSSGSSQSSTPSKHCQKKLTSRTIQKKNSPPERKGRSLVVTKVEKTPPPKTQKSPVRIPFMKNSVRPARPLSPLVTHQATGRQNQVGGKRVLPTSPTDLHRVSPAHSYDGESDASGFLRQLTFIKDSKSGLKRECMPRVHKSRSQNASPHQAASAVFLCSSRCQELKVAAQPPRKMTATSTGQAQRVHRPQLQATIASRERDLSTRRPSRRTSSESPNKAAQQNAPGRVWGDRQQQQQHKETSKTFHASSPSINTLSRVTSRSSLRSSSSDSSARAKSEHDTKKKSPRTCMNDGVTWRRIKDEDVAQLLKSSLPPNALPLVPSPDGAKPSLALTEKMPTILLASRSVSDATVQTEEFSNTKINSSTSPSAESTAAILEDAAGRELLRKSSTIAGGENFQDGESDGTASTAKPDGHVGGAVHFRHVSPSKAARVSPFNYVPSPMVQLEAPGTEVPGTKADHKTESRGQS; encoded by the exons ATGGCCAATGCAGCGGTGACGTCCTATGACCAGCTGGCCCACCAGGTGGCAGCACTGCGCAAGGAAAACTCCCATCTGAGGAGGGAGCTAGAGGACAACTCTAACCACCTTTGCAAGCTGGAGAGCGAGACCTTTGGCATGAAG GAAGTGCTGAAGCAGCTGCAGTGTAAGCTGGAGCAGGAGGCGGGGACTTTGGCATCATCGGGACGCAGCGACGTGCTCCACCAACTCAAAG AGCTGCACGTGGACCTGACCAAGTACTACGAGCTGAAGCATCAAGATCATCAAGGTCATCGGTCGCATCTGTTGGCGGACAATCAAGGAGGTCCAGCGGAGAGAGAAGACCACCTGGCACTGCCCTCATGCCAGGCCTCCCCCTCTTCTTCAGCTCAACAGCCAACTCGCGACGACGTTACCGCCATCATGTCACCGCATCACTTCCTGGACGGAGCCCCGCCCAAAACGGCCGTCTTCAGCGGGGCGGACGGGCGCCTCAGCGACCATCACATGGACGAACTCTACAAGGAGAG GAACCAACTTTTGGGAGAAATTGACCGTGAGGAGCGAGAGCGCTGTTGGTACTCCAGCCAGCTGGAGGCGCTATCCCAGAAACTCACACACCTGCCTCGCATTGACACG TTTTCCCTGCAGATGGACTTGATCCGCCAGCAGCTGGAGTTTGAAGTTCAGCAGGTGCGCCGCATCATGGAGGAGCGCTTCGGCAGCGGCGAGCAAACGATGCATCGTGCACAG ATGCGTGTCGCCCGTCTGGAGCAGCTGGAGAAAGAACTGCGGGAGACCCAAGGGAGTCAAGAGAGCCAACTGCAG ctgCTGGGTGCAGAGAGGCCTCCTGTGGGAGAAGCAGAGAGCAACACGACAGCCTGCGCAGACGGCATGACAGACGGAGGCAGCAAG GCGGAGATGATCTTCTGGCTGCTTTCCATGCTGGGCAACAGAGACAAGGACGAGATGTCCCGGACCCTGCTGGCTCTCTCCAGCTCCCAGGACAGCTGCATTGCCATGAGGAAGTCAGGCTGTGTTCCCCTGCTGGTCCAGATGCTCCACCAAGATGCCGGCGGGCCGGGAGAGGCGCGCTGCAGCCGCGAGGCTAAGTCCCGAGCCGGCGCCGCCCTGCACAACATCATCTACTCCCAGCAGGACGAGGGCCAAGCCCGCCGGGAGATGAGAGTTCTGCACATGCTGGAGCAGCTCCGCACCTACTGTGACAGCGGCTGGGACTGGATAGAGAACCACAGCGAGACCCGGATCACCA ATATTCCCGAACCTGTAGACCCTCAGATCTGTCAGGCCACGTGCGCCATCATGAAGCTGTCCTTTGAAGAAGAGTTTCGCCGTGCAATGAACGAATTAG GTGCTCTGCAGGTGGTGGCAGAGCTGATCGACTTGGACCAGCAAATGCACGGCACGCATAGCGGCATGCATGACCTCATCAACACGGCTCTGCGGCGCTACGCCGGGATGGCCCTGACCAACCTCACCTTTGGAGATGTGGTCAACAAG GCCACGCTGTGCTCCCGGAAGAGCTGCCTGCTGGCTCTCGTGGCACAGTTGGGCTCAGACAGCGAGGAGCTCCACCAAGTGGTATCCAGCATTTTGAGGAACTTATCTTGGCGGGCCGACATCAGCAGCAAGCGAGTCTTGCGAGACATCGGCTGCGTGTCCGCCCTGATGACGTGTGCCCTGCAGGCCACGAAG GAGTCCACGTTGAAGAGTCTGCTGAGTGCACTGTGGAATCTGTCGGCTCACAGCTTGGACAACAAGGAGGCGGTGTGTGCGGTGGACGGCGCTCTGGGCTTCCTGGTTAGCACGCTGACGTACCACTGCCAGACCAACTCACTCGCCATCATCGAGAGTGGAGGCGGAATCCTGAGAAATGTTTCCAGTCTGGTGGCCTCGCGAGAAAACTACAG GCAAGTCTTGCGAGATCACAACTGCCTCCAGACTCTGCTGCAGCACCTGCGCTCACACAGTTTAACCATTGTCAGCAACGCTTGTGGCACGCTGTGGAACCTCTCGGCTCGAAGCCCAAAGGACCAGGAGCTGCTGTGGGATTTGGGCGCAGTGAGCATGCTGCGCAATCTCATTCACTCCAAGCACAAGACCATTGCCATGGGCAGCGCCGCAGCTTTGAGGAACTTGCTGAGCGATCGACCCCCAAAGTACAGGGACGCTTCGGTGCTGTCGCCGGGCTCGTGCGTGCCTTCGCTCTACATGAGGAAGCAGAGGGCGCTGGAGGCCGAGCTGGACGCCAAACACTTGGCTGAGACTTTTGACTCGCTGGCCAAAAGGAGCTCCAAGCACTTGAGCTTCACCAAGCAGCTGCGCCACATTGAAAGCCTGCCCAAGGATTACGCTTCAGATTCCGGCTGCTTTGAGGACGAGGAGGCCCCCGTTTCCTGCGGTCTGGACACTGCAACTTTATCCATGCTGTCCACGTATCTCAGCAACTCCGACTCACTGCAAAATCCCAAGCGGGACAGTGACCCCGAGCAGGACCTGGAGCGTAGCCGACCGCTGTCTGATGAAGTCATGTCCACTGCTGCTGAGAAACTGGCAAAGAAGATCACCAACACCGTTGCTAAGATTGACAGATTGGTGGAGGACATGAGCATGCATACATCCTCCGAGGACAGTTTTAGCCTCAGCTCTGAAGACCACCTGGCCGATTGGCCTTACGGATCAAAGGAACTCAACGAGAGTCGCGCAAAGTCGTGTTCCCCCTGCCGTCTCTCAGACACCACCAACTCGGTCCATCGCCAACGCCTCAGCAGGGCGCATGCCTTATTGCGACTGAAAAGCGCTCGCACCAGTGTGTCCACCGACAGCTTGAACAGTGGCAGCACCAGCGACGGCTTCTGTGGTGGCAAAGACAGAGTTGGGCCCGCCCTAAAACTTCGCATCCCCCAGAAACGACCCGACCGGCTGGATCTGGAGGTGGCTCACCACAACGTGCAACATGCTCTCCTGAGTCAGCAAGATCTTCCGGAAAGAGATTCCGTGGACGGCAAAGACAAGATGGCTTTGGAACTCTTCGACTCAGATGCAGAAAAGAAGCAGGACCCGCCGGCGCAGACGCCAGTCAGTGTGTCCACTAAAGTCTCTTCTGACATCAGCATGGCCTCCGTCAATGTTTCTCCTTCATATCTGCCTGTCATTCAGAGCTTCGCTAAATATGGTGTGGCAAAGACGTCAATGGGCGATCAGGCTTCTGAAGAGACGAGGAGGCAAGCCTGGGTGCCCACCGCAGTAACTGCAGGCAGCATCAGCAAGTTTTCGCCAGTGACGTCGGGCAGGAGTCCAACTGTTTGCACAATGGAGACGGTGCAGAAATACTCTGTGGAGAACACGCCTATCTGCTTTTCCCGGTGCAGCTCCTTGTCCTCACTTTCTTCTGGAGACGGAGCACTGGATGGACCAAGTGACAACGAGCTGGAGAGTGACTCCTCACTTGAAATGATTCAAGCGGGAGACAATGTCCAGCGGGCTGAGGAGGACGAGACCTTAGAGGATCTGAGTGACAGCCAGTTGCTCCTGACCGACTTCCCCAGTCAAGAGAGCCATCCCATCCCAATTGTGTGTCCggacaaaagagaaaatgtatttattcggGGATCCTCGCCAGTCGTGCTCGAAGACACATCCCCATCCAGTTCTTCAGAGAACTACATCCACGAGACTCCTCTGGTCATGAGTCGCTGCAGTTCTGTCAGTTCTTTGGGCAGTTTTGAGTCTCCGTCCATTGCCAGCTCCATCCAAAGCGATCCCTGCAGCGAGATGAACGACGGAGCCATCAGCCCCAGCGATCTTCCAGACAGCCCCGGCCAAACCATGCCTCCCAGCCGAAGCAAGACTCCTTGTTGCATGGAGTTCAACGGAGGGGAAGTGCACTCTGTGAGCTCGGCTGCTCAGTGGGAGAACACTCTGCGCAAGTTTATCGAGGTCAGCGACTCCAAAGACAGGTTCAACCTTCCTCCTGATTTGGACACCATGATCTACTTCACAGTGGAAAAGCCCACAGAGAATTTCTCCTGTGCATCCAGCCTGAGTGCTTTGCACCTGCACGAGCACTATGTCGAGAAAGATGTAGAGCTGAAACTGACGCCGCTCCTCCAGCAACGTGACAAGAACCTGGCTCTCCAAGACCAAAAGGACCAGGGTGAGAAATACAGTGAAGGCAACTCTGACGACGACATAGAGATACTGAAGGAGTGCATCAATTCGGCCATGCCGTCCAGATTCAGAAAAGTCAGGCCTTCCTTGGTGACCGGCGTTGCTCCCCAATTTCTCACTTCCCAAAAAGCTTTGCATCTTCCCGTTTACATGATGCTACCAAATAGCAAGACGCAGCTGTATCCTGGCAGGAGAACCGTCGTCCCGCACAACCACGTCAAGTTTGACGACTCGGCCGTCACCGACTCAGCTGACGGGACTCCGGTCAACTTCTCCCGTGCAACTTCACTGAGAGACGAAACTCTCCAGCACCCAGTAAAGGACTGCCCGTCTCGGCCCCTGGCCAAGGAAAGAATACTTGATGAGGAGGCAAAGCGGATCCAAGACTTGAGACTCTTCTCCCACTTCCACAAAGCAAACAAGAtgaggccgccgccgccgctgctgctgccaccgCCACCGCCCGTGGTTTGCTCAGACCACACAAGCAAACATGTCATCCCCACGCAGAAGGTTCTGATGCAGAGCAAAGAAGTGGCTGACAGAGTGGCCAGCCAGAGGAATCGCCAGGACTCGCCCGGCCAACGGAAGAAGATGAAATGCCAGGGTGCCGCTGGGAAGCTCCCATTACCCGTTCTAAATCACAAGGCAGAAAATAACCTTCATCAGAGGAGACACGCGGCACAGAGGTCACCTTCTTTAGATGAGACCAAGCGCTTTTATCAGGACAAAGCCAAAGTTGCCAGCAGAAGCCACACCAGGGAAGAAAACAGGACTTCTCTCTCAACAAGCATGACCAACATCGTCAGGTCGCCAGCAAAGCCCATAGGCTTTCACATGCTCAAGCAAAAGCTGATGGACGGCTTCCCAGCCTCTTCCTCACTCAGCTCCTCACTGAGCTCCCTGAGCGACGCCGAGTCTGGGGATCACCGATACAAAACCCAGCAGATTTGCTCCAAGAACAGACACAACAAAAGTCTACATATGATGCAGCAGGCCAAGTCCTCGACCGTCTGCAGACATGTTGACGCTCTCCAAAGCTCTCCAAGTTCACTCAGCGTGGACTCAGAAGACGACCTCCTTCACAAGTGCATCACTTCGGCGATGCCCAAACAGAGACGGAAGATGGCCGCCAGGAAGAAGAAAGCGGAGAATGGCCAAAAGCCCAAGGAAGTCTGGAACATAAATGAAGACAGTGATGACCCAGCGTGGGATCAAGCATCGGACCTAAACAGTGTGGAATGGAGAGCCATTCAAGAGGGTGCAAATGCTGTGGTGACGGGACTTCAGGCAGCCAAGTCCCAAGAGTTCTCCTCTGAAGAAAGTGAATCtgttttgtcctttatgtcCACGTCAAGCTTTACCCCCAAGGAGAAGAAATTTGCTCAAGACAAAAAGGCCAACAAACCTCTGGACTTTGCACAGCGCAAGCCAGTACCCAACTTGCCGGTGGTTTTCAGAGGCAGAACAGTCATCTACACTCCCATCAAAGAGATGGCTCCGTCGCAAATTCCTCCACCCAGGAAAGTGGCCTCTCCAAAGAACCCAGAGCTGGCTCAGCACAGGTCAAAGAGCCTTCACCGATTAGGACGACCGCAGGACACGGAGCTCTATCTGCCAAAAAGGAGCTCAACTCCACCTCCGAGGATACCGCACAGTTCTTCTTCTGGGTCGTCACAAAGTTCGACACCATCCAAGCATTGTCAGAAGAAACTCACAAGCAGGACTATCCAGAAAAAGAATAGCCCCCCTGAAAGGAAAGGACGCTCTCTGGTGGTTAccaaagtggaaaaaacacCACCACCCAAAACCCAGAAGTCACCAGTCAGAATACCTTTTATGAAGAATTCCGTGAGGCCAGCCAGACCTCTTTCACCTCTGGTCACCCACCAGGCCACAGGGAGACAAAATCAGGTTGGTGGCAAACGAGTCCTTCCCACGAGCCCAACTGACCTGCACAGGGTGAGCCCAGCCCATTCTTATGATGGTGAGTCAGATGCCAGCGGATTCTTGAGACAGCTGACATTCATCAAGGACTCAAAGAGCGGACTGAAACGTGAGTGCATGCCCCGTGTCCACAAGTCCCGATCCCAGAATGCTTCCCCCCACCAGGCGGCTTCGGCAGTCTTCCTTTGCTCGTCCCGCTGCCAAGAACTCAAGGTGGCTGCCCAGCCCCCGAGAAAGATGACAGCAACAAGTACAGGCCAAGCACAGCGAGTCCACAGACCTCAGCTACAGGCCACAATCGCCTCCAGGGAACGGGACCTGTCCACAAGACGTCCATCTAGGAGAACCAGCTCTGAAAGCCCCAACAAGGCAGCTCAACAAAATGCCCCAGGCAGAGTTTGGGGAGAcagacaacaacagcagcagcacaaagAAACATCTAAAACATTTCACGCTTCATCTCCGAGTATAAACACCCTGAGCCGAGTGACCAGTCGCTCTTCCCTCCGTTCATCATCCTCAGATTCAAGCGCACGAGCCAAAAGCGAGCATGatacaaagaagaaaagtccCAGAACCTGTATGAATGACGGCGTCACCTGGAGGAGGATCAAGGATGAAGACGTAGCTCAGCTCTTAAAAAGCTCTCTGCCGCCAAACGCCTTGCCTCTGGTGCCATCACCTGACGGGGCCAAGCCATCTCTGGCTCTGACAGAGAAGATGCCGACGATCCTCCTAGCCTCGCGTAGTGTGAGTGACGCTACGGTTCAGACAGAAGAGTTCTCCAACACAAAGATCAACTCCAGCACCTCTCCCAGTGCGGAGTCAACGGCAGCCATTCTGGAAGATGCGGCCGGACGAGAGCTGCTCAGAAAGAGTAGCACCATTGCTGGGGGGGAGAACTTTCAAGATGGAGAGTCAGACGGCACCGCCTCTACCGCAAAACCAGACGGGCATGTGGGCGGAGCTGTGCATTTCCGCCACGTATCTCCAAGCAAGGCGGCCAGAGTTTCTCCATTCAACTACGTCCCCAGTCCCATGGTCCAGCTGGAGGCCCCAGGCACAGAGGTCCCGGGCACGAAGGCCGACCACAAAACGGAAAGCAGAGGTCAGTCTTGA